The following are from one region of the Magallana gigas chromosome 4, xbMagGiga1.1, whole genome shotgun sequence genome:
- the LOC105319900 gene encoding snaclec rhinocetin subunit beta-like — protein sequence MPVFWIHCRLCTFGLFFIAFSGLVSGSSNHSFVKDVAFNERLPINSAVYYMEANDGTVSRSHCGARCSSKGSKCAGLLYNHLTRTCHVLKSRLYERSVDKTIVKAGWELFITSQNACDQGWHLYGGHCYLYRETGMSWTDAKRDCQIRNGHLVIIETEEENTWLKEAFLPLLEHDICNLWIGASDEYQDGVFRWLNNKTMIPGLWNLGDPTNFASEGGVMLCTNGLWIDGGYSDTNNFVCEKEL from the exons ATGCCTGTATTCTGGATTCATTGCCGTTTGTGTACATTTGGTCTGTTTTTCATCGCTTTCTCCGGCCTTGTCTCAGGTTCAAGCAATCATTCATTTGTCAAAGATGTCGCTTTCAACGAACGTTTGCCGATTAACAGCGCTGTTTACTATATGGAAGCAAATGATGGTACAGTGAGTCGATCCCATTGTGGAGCAAGATGTTCATCAAAGGGTTCAAAATGTGCTGGTCTGCTATACAACCACCTTACAAGGACTTGTCATGTTCTGAAATCTCGACTTTATGAGCGTTCTGTCGACAAAACTATCGTGAAGGCTGGATGGGAACTTTTCATCACAAGCCAAAATG CTTGTGATCAAGGGTGGCATCTCTACGGAGGTCATTGTTACCTTTACAGAGAAACTGGCATGTCTTGGACTGACGCAAAG AGAGATTGTCAGATACGTAACGGGCATTTAGTCATAATAGAAACAGAGGAAGAGAATACATGGTTAAAAGAGGCGTTTTTACCACTGCTAGAGCACG ATATTTGTAATCTATGGATCGGAGCCAGTGATGAATATCAGGACGGGGTGTTCCGGTGGCTGAACAATAAGACTATGATTCCGGGACTCTGGAATCTTGGGGATCCCACTAATTTTGCCAGTGAGGGGGGTGTGATGCTGTGTACAAACGGTTTATGGATCGACGGAGGTTATTCTGACACAAATAACTTTGTTTGTGAAAAGGAATTGTAA